A window from uncultured Fusobacterium sp. encodes these proteins:
- a CDS encoding TDT family transporter: MKSFKELFKSLPVAFTGLALGVSGVSGVLAVILSPIFLYIGNFISLMLLLPIIIKNILHFEIFKEELKHPTLGSFIPTLDMALMNFSVILFGFSPVLGKGLWLLCIVLHFIFAVSFIYHRFNSWNIHHMVPSWFVPPIGIVVACVDSSLMGMPNLSHILFYIGFIFYIIMLPMMLYRIIFVERIDDARLPTFAIMAAPPNLCLAGYLVAFSNPNPTIINFLFPLGLFMTALIYIAMFKIFKIKFTPVYASFTFPLAISSTAILKYSNYIKAFDLSKGEFWYTFACIAATFATILITGIFIKMMIFVKRNIIQA, encoded by the coding sequence ATGAAATCTTTTAAAGAGCTTTTTAAATCTTTACCAGTAGCATTTACAGGACTAGCTCTTGGAGTATCTGGAGTAAGTGGAGTATTAGCAGTTATTTTATCACCTATTTTTCTATATATTGGTAACTTTATATCACTTATGTTACTATTACCTATTATAATAAAAAATATTCTACATTTTGAAATTTTTAAAGAGGAATTAAAACATCCAACATTAGGTAGTTTTATTCCTACATTAGATATGGCACTTATGAACTTTTCTGTAATACTATTTGGATTTTCTCCTGTACTTGGAAAAGGACTATGGCTTTTATGTATAGTATTACACTTTATCTTTGCTGTATCTTTTATCTATCATAGATTTAACTCTTGGAATATACATCATATGGTTCCTAGTTGGTTTGTTCCTCCTATTGGAATAGTTGTAGCTTGTGTAGATTCTAGCTTAATGGGAATGCCTAATCTATCTCATATTCTTTTCTATATAGGTTTTATATTTTATATTATTATGTTACCAATGATGTTATATAGAATAATCTTTGTTGAAAGAATAGATGATGCTAGATTACCAACATTTGCTATCATGGCTGCTCCACCTAATCTTTGTCTAGCAGGATATTTAGTAGCTTTTAGTAATCCTAATCCAACTATAATAAATTTTCTTTTCCCTTTAGGATTATTTATGACAGCTCTTATATATATAGCTATGTTTAAAATATTCAAAATTAAATTTACCCCTGTATATGCTTCATTTACTTTCCCTTTAGCTATTAGTTCAACTGCTATATTAAAATATTCTAACTATATTAAAGCTTTTGATTTAAGTAAAGGGGAGTTTTGGTACACATTTGCTTGTATAGCTGCTACTTTCGCTACTATTCTTATAACAGGAATATTTATAAAAATGATGATTTTTGTAAAAAGAAATATTATTCAAGCTTAA
- a CDS encoding ABC transporter ATP-binding protein has protein sequence MNKSILKKLIPYLYQYRYKFLILIFLAIIGNIFTLVGPFLVGKAVNQIHVNMNRENFIFLGQISLCLLITYVSGAFLSLIQNIKMNTISQEIVNIMRKNAFNKIHKFPLKAFNEMSQGNIMTILINDIDNISSSLSQIGTRIVVNILTISTALGIMIYISPSLTIIQLILVSITGLFLKGITKRSKEKRRVQQRYLGKLNSYVDEILTGQAEVKSFSYEKRAIDEFKKLNSAYKENAIKALFFSGFNFPTLNFINNIGYSLIIFTGALFMLKGKINLGELSSFIIYSKLFNRPIASISEAYNIIQTVIVSSERFFHFMELEEDSLGGTRELKYEEIKGDIEFKNVNFSYNKEVEVLKNLSFKAEQGKVVAIVGPTGGGKTTIVNLLMKFYDISSGTISIDGINIDEYQKSDIRKLFGMVLQDSWLFTGTIEENIRYGNENIDHETIINSAKLACAHDFISKLPLGYDTIVSEDNMVLSQGQKQLITIARIIASNPKFLILDEATSGVDTRTELRLQKAISNLTKNRTSFVIAHRLSTIKNADLILVLKDGAIIEKGTHKELMEQNGFYQTMYNTQYAL, from the coding sequence ATGAATAAAAGTATATTGAAAAAATTAATTCCCTATCTATATCAGTATAGATATAAATTTTTAATTTTAATATTTTTGGCAATAATAGGAAATATTTTTACTTTAGTAGGACCTTTTTTAGTTGGAAAAGCTGTCAATCAAATTCATGTAAATATGAATAGAGAAAATTTTATATTTTTAGGGCAGATCTCTTTATGCTTATTAATAACTTATGTTTCAGGAGCCTTTTTATCTTTGATTCAAAATATAAAAATGAATACTATTTCTCAGGAGATAGTAAATATAATGAGAAAAAATGCCTTTAATAAGATACATAAGTTCCCATTAAAAGCTTTTAATGAGATGTCACAAGGAAATATTATGACTATACTTATTAATGATATAGATAACATTAGTAGTTCTCTTTCTCAAATTGGAACAAGAATAGTTGTAAATATTTTAACTATTTCAACAGCTTTAGGAATAATGATATATATAAGTCCATCTTTGACAATTATTCAATTAATTTTAGTATCTATTACAGGATTATTCTTAAAAGGAATAACTAAAAGAAGTAAGGAGAAGAGAAGAGTTCAACAAAGATATTTAGGAAAATTAAATAGTTATGTAGATGAGATATTAACTGGACAAGCTGAGGTAAAATCTTTTTCTTATGAAAAGAGAGCTATCGATGAATTTAAAAAATTAAATAGTGCATATAAAGAAAATGCAATAAAAGCTTTATTCTTTTCAGGATTTAATTTTCCTACTTTAAATTTTATAAATAATATAGGGTATTCTCTTATAATTTTTACTGGAGCTCTTTTTATGTTAAAGGGAAAGATAAATCTAGGAGAACTATCAAGTTTTATCATCTATTCAAAACTTTTTAATAGACCGATAGCAAGTATTTCAGAAGCTTATAATATAATTCAAACAGTTATAGTAAGTTCAGAGAGATTTTTTCATTTTATGGAATTAGAAGAGGATAGTTTAGGAGGAACTAGAGAATTAAAATATGAAGAGATAAAAGGGGATATTGAGTTTAAAAATGTTAATTTTTCATATAATAAAGAGGTAGAGGTTTTAAAAAATCTTTCATTTAAGGCAGAACAAGGAAAAGTTGTAGCAATAGTAGGACCTACTGGTGGAGGTAAAACAACAATAGTTAATTTATTGATGAAATTTTATGATATTTCTTCTGGAACTATAAGTATTGATGGAATAAATATTGATGAGTATCAAAAGTCTGATATTAGAAAACTATTTGGAATGGTTTTACAAGATAGTTGGTTATTTACAGGAACAATAGAGGAAAATATAAGATATGGAAATGAAAATATTGATCATGAAACTATAATAAATAGTGCAAAACTTGCTTGTGCCCATGATTTTATTAGCAAATTACCTCTAGGTTATGATACAATAGTGAGTGAGGATAACATGGTACTATCTCAAGGGCAAAAACAACTTATAACTATTGCAAGAATAATTGCATCTAACCCTAAATTTTTAATTTTAGATGAGGCAACAAGTGGAGTAGATACAAGGACAGAATTAAGGCTCCAAAAAGCAATATCTAATTTAACTAAAAATAGAACAAGTTTTGTAATTGCTCATAGACTTTCAACTATAAAAAATGCTGATTTAATATTAGTATTAAAAGATGGAGCTATTATTGAGAAAGGAACTCATAAAGAGTTGATGGAACAAAATGGATTTTATCAAACTATGTATAATACTCAATATGCTTTATAG
- a CDS encoding ABC transporter ATP-binding protein, whose product MFKYFKPYIPRGIIASLFKMGESFADLTLPLIMAKVIDIGVANKDFNYILSMGGKMILVAGVGYLSAILSNYFSSRASQEFGANLRDSIFIKIQHFTFNQLNKFSQASLITRITKDVDQITNMFLMCIRMVLRGLTTGVGAVIMAIIINPTLSIVFIIIAPLIIFLTLYYVKKSFGLYDLVQKKLDNLTLILRENLSGLKVIKALSKEKVEEERFDIKNNELKDQSIEADSLMLSKLPFITLVMNIGVVAVLWFGGIRVHYGKMHLGEIVAFINYLNMILFAMNALSFLFTLYSKTSISYRRVKEIVAENIDEINQEEFEKMITDNILEFNHVYFSYDKSDRYVLENLDFKIKRGEHIGIIGGIGSGKSTLVSLIPRFYDVVKGEIKIDGINIQEYNESNLRKKIGLVLQKAFLFSQSIKENIKWGDQNASQDQIELVTHIAQGKEFIEKLPEKYETMVIKGGNNFSGGQKQRISIARTLLKQPDILIFDDSFSALDFITEYKLKEELKLYMKRVTTITISPKISSLIKMDRIMVLDNGKIAGFDSHENLIKNCDVYKEICESQEICITGECSYE is encoded by the coding sequence ATGTTTAAATATTTTAAACCTTATATTCCAAGAGGAATTATAGCTTCTCTTTTTAAAATGGGAGAATCCTTTGCAGATTTGACCCTTCCCCTTATAATGGCAAAAGTTATAGATATAGGAGTTGCTAATAAAGATTTTAATTATATCCTTTCAATGGGAGGAAAGATGATCTTAGTTGCAGGAGTAGGATATCTTTCAGCAATTTTATCAAATTATTTTTCTTCAAGAGCTTCTCAAGAATTTGGAGCTAATTTAAGAGATAGTATATTTATAAAAATTCAACATTTTACATTTAATCAATTAAATAAATTTTCTCAAGCTTCTTTAATAACAAGAATAACTAAAGATGTAGATCAAATTACAAATATGTTTTTAATGTGTATAAGAATGGTTTTAAGAGGGCTTACTACTGGAGTGGGGGCTGTAATTATGGCTATTATAATAAATCCTACTCTTTCGATAGTTTTTATAATAATAGCTCCTTTAATTATATTTTTAACTCTTTATTATGTAAAAAAATCTTTTGGACTTTATGATTTAGTTCAAAAAAAATTAGATAATCTAACTCTTATTTTAAGAGAGAATCTTTCAGGTTTAAAAGTAATAAAAGCTCTATCAAAAGAAAAAGTTGAAGAAGAAAGATTTGATATAAAGAATAATGAATTAAAAGATCAAAGTATAGAAGCAGATAGTTTAATGTTGAGCAAACTTCCTTTTATAACTCTAGTTATGAATATAGGAGTAGTAGCAGTATTGTGGTTTGGAGGAATAAGAGTACATTATGGAAAAATGCATCTAGGTGAGATAGTAGCTTTTATAAATTATTTAAATATGATACTGTTTGCAATGAATGCTTTATCTTTTCTATTTACATTATATAGTAAAACAAGTATTTCTTATAGAAGAGTAAAAGAAATAGTAGCTGAAAATATAGATGAAATTAATCAAGAAGAGTTTGAAAAAATGATAACCGACAATATTTTAGAGTTTAATCATGTATATTTTTCTTATGATAAAAGTGACAGATATGTTTTAGAAAATTTAGATTTTAAGATAAAAAGAGGAGAGCATATAGGAATTATAGGTGGAATAGGTTCAGGAAAATCAACTTTAGTTTCTCTTATCCCTCGTTTTTATGATGTGGTAAAAGGAGAAATAAAAATTGATGGTATAAATATTCAAGAATATAATGAAAGTAATCTAAGAAAAAAGATTGGATTAGTTTTACAAAAAGCTTTCTTATTTTCTCAAAGTATAAAAGAAAATATTAAATGGGGAGATCAAAATGCTTCTCAAGACCAGATTGAATTAGTAACACATATAGCTCAAGGAAAAGAATTTATAGAAAAGCTTCCAGAAAAATATGAAACAATGGTAATTAAGGGAGGAAATAACTTTTCTGGAGGACAAAAACAAAGAATTTCAATAGCTAGAACGTTGTTAAAGCAACCAGATATTTTAATTTTTGATGATAGTTTTAGTGCTCTCGATTTTATTACAGAGTATAAATTAAAAGAGGAATTAAAACTATATATGAAAAGAGTAACAACAATAACAATATCTCCTAAAATTTCATCTCTTATCAAAATGGATAGAATAATGGTATTAGATAATGGAAAAATAGCTGGGTTTGATTCTCATGAAAACCTTATTAAAAATTGTGATGTATATAAGGAAATCTGTGAATCTCAAGAGATTTGTATAACAGGAGAGTGCAGTTATGAATAA